The sequence below is a genomic window from Acidobacteriota bacterium.
CCTGCGTGCAGTACAGGGCAGCAAGAACCCGAGTCGAGAGGGCTTTCACTTGCATCTCCCCGGGGATTGGTGTGTGATCGAAGATCCATGGAGACGACTGCATTCTTCACTCGACACCTTCAGGACTACCTTGACGAGCTGAAGGCTCTGACCGAGATCGAAACGCCCACCGGTAATCTCGATCATCTTGAACGGGCGGCACTCTTTTTGACCAAATGCTTTGCACCGTTCGGGACAATGGAACGTTGTGATCTCCAGGATCACGGTCCTCTTCTCCGCCTGCGGCGAGAAGGCGTCGCCAACCGAGTGTTGCTGCTCGCACATTTCGACACGGTCTGGCCAATCGGATCGTGGAACAGCCTCTGGAAGACCGATCGTCATCGCGTGAGCGGCCCAGGCGTCTTCGATATGAAGGGCGGGTTGCTCTTCGCTCTCTGGCTGCTGCGCTATCTCGATGCCTATGGCCGACCCCATCCCGAGATAGAGGTGCTGATGAATCCCGATGAGGAGGCCGGCTCACCCGGATCTCGCCCCTACATCGAAGAAGCGGCCCGCCGCGCCGATTTCGTCCTGGTGCTCGAACCGTGCAACCTCGACGGCAGTCTCAAAATTGCGAGAAAAGGATCCGGCGAGTACGTGGCAACGATTCGAGGACGATCGAGCCACCAAGGGGCCGCACCCGAGCGTGGCATCAACGCGGTAGTCGAAGCGTCGCACCAGGTTCTCCGCCTGATGGAGTTACAGGACCCGGCCGCCGGCACGACAATCGGGCCAAACGTCATTTCGGGCGGACACTCGGCCAACACCGTCCCCGACCTGGCAGAAATCCGGATTGACGTACGAGCCTGGACCGAGAGCGAGGTCCGACGAATCGACACCGCCATCCGTCGTCTCGCGCCGGTGGATCCGGGCGCCACCATCAACGTCTTCGGCAGCTGGAATCGTCCGCCGATGGAGCCGTCTCAGGAGTCCGAGCGGCTCTTCCAACGGGCGCGCAAGATCGGCCGCGCCCTCGGGCTCTCGATTGATGCGATTCAGTGGGGAGGGTCGTCGGACGCAAACCTCGCAGCCGCGGTCGGAGCACCCACTATCGACGGGTTCGGACCTGCCGGAGAGGGTGCACACCAGATGGACGAATCCATCGTGATCGGTGACGTGCCGCAGCGCCTGGCCCTTCTCACCGAGCTCGTTCTGTCTCTCG
It includes:
- a CDS encoding M20 family metallopeptidase, translated to METTAFFTRHLQDYLDELKALTEIETPTGNLDHLERAALFLTKCFAPFGTMERCDLQDHGPLLRLRREGVANRVLLLAHFDTVWPIGSWNSLWKTDRHRVSGPGVFDMKGGLLFALWLLRYLDAYGRPHPEIEVLMNPDEEAGSPGSRPYIEEAARRADFVLVLEPCNLDGSLKIARKGSGEYVATIRGRSSHQGAAPERGINAVVEASHQVLRLMELQDPAAGTTIGPNVISGGHSANTVPDLAEIRIDVRAWTESEVRRIDTAIRRLAPVDPGATINVFGSWNRPPMEPSQESERLFQRARKIGRALGLSIDAIQWGGSSDANLAAAVGAPTIDGFGPAGEGAHQMDESIVIGDVPQRLALLTELVLSLVHPPGE